The Apium graveolens cultivar Ventura chromosome 3, ASM990537v1, whole genome shotgun sequence sequence AAAGAAGCACGTTATACATTACATCTAGGATAGAAAGAAGATTGGAATTGATACTCTAAAATCAGGTATTCGGGATGATACACTTTTAGTAGATTGCGAAATGGTTGAGCATTCGGGCATGAAGCTCTAGTACCTGAATTATGATAAATTTCTAGAGTTAAGATGAATATTGAGGGCAAGGTATAGTTTTTTATatgatttatattttttaaaatagtATTACAAAGAAGTCAAATGAAGTCTTTTATATTATTGCATGTACATTTGTGTAATATCAATTAAATTAGGCACATTCAGCTACAATATACAAGAATCAAAGATATTGCGACTGAGGTTGATATTTTTTCTCCTTGTCAACGATTGGCATGCATGTCAAGATTGTAACTGCTGCTGTCTTTATAATGTATGCATGTCTTTTCTTTATAGATGTGTTAGGTTTGCAACCGAGGTAGCTGGTGTTCAGGATCTTGGCATGTTGGGCCGTGGAAGTGGAGAAGAAATTGGTACCTATGTTGAAAAGTTGATGACCAGTGAACTTTCAGGAAATGTTATAGATATCTGTCCTGTAGGAGCTCTCACCTCAAAACCATTTGCGTTCAAGGCTCGGAATTGGGAGCTAAAGGGTACCGAAAGCATTGACGTTACAGATGCAGTTGGTTCCAATATTCGGATTGATAGCAGAGGTCCCGAGGTCATGCGCATTGTGCCACGTTTGAATGAGGTACTCCAGTCATATGATGTGTTCGTTCAATTTTCTTTCTCTGTGACTTTAGATAGCTTGTCTTTTGAGTGTATGCATTTGTGATGCAACTATAGAACATAGGGGATACGTCAAAAAAGAAGAAGATTAAggatataaatattataaaaggTGCAAGAATGACCATTTAGTTGGAAATTGGAAGGAATTAGTTGGTACTCAGCAAGGTCATCTTGGTGCCTGGCATTTGTCTTCCTTCATGCCTTCCTAATTCCTATGCAGCCAAAAAATAATGTATATCATTACAGCTTCAGAAAAATTTGCCTGTTCAATTTTTGTAGTATTTTGCGTGTGAGCTTATTTTTATTGGATGCTGCACTGAACTTATGGTAGGACATAAATGAGGAATGGATATCAGATAAAACAAGATTTTGCTATGATGGCTTAAAGAGGCAGCGGCTAAATGATCCTATGATTCGTGGTGCTGATGGGCGTTTTATGACTGTGAGCTGGCGGGATGCTCTTTCTGTAGTTGCTGAGGCCTTCCACCAAGTTAAACCAAAGGAAATTGTTGGGGTTGCTGGTAAACTATCAGATGCTGAGTCCATGATCGCACTGAAAGATTTATTGAACAGAATGGGATCGAACAATGTTTGGTGCGAAGGGAATGGCCTGAATGTCAATGCTGATTTGCGTTCAGGATATCTCCTAAACAGTGGCATCAGTGGTCTGGAGAATGCGGATGTTTTTCTATTAGTTGGTACTCAGGTAGTTTTTCCCCGTTCTGCCATTACGAAATTTATATACAGAagcaaaatttttaaaaattaatagaaTGTTTAAATCGATCTACCACTTATTGCATATGCAAGATTAAATTATTATGCAAGTGCTTCCTGTTCGAATATCTTTAAAGGTACTGTGATCTTATTAGATAGATTTTAGCTGTGACATTACTCAGTGTACAAGGTACCaagtcaaaaaaataattaaatcgaCATACTGTTAGGTGCTGCTCTTTTTCCCTCCTATTGACTTGTCAAATAATGTATGTCCAATTGATTTGAAGGAATCCATGGCTAAAATGTCAGGATGATGCAGGTAGGGTGTATCATGCACTCGATAGAAATTACAAATTAAATGCTTACTAAAATATTTGTTGAATATAAAAAAGACCTCACACTGCCATCTTTATTTTCTATTCGTTAAAGTCTCTAAGTGAGACCCCGTTAGCTAATTTATGATACTATTACATAGATAAAAATGCTGATGAGCAGATATATATTTTTGTGCAAAATGCATTATGTTTCCCGCGGATACCATTTCAAGAGATGCTGTATAGTTTGTGACTGTGTGTACATTTACATGTTTTCTGTTAATTGGTGTCTAGCCATAAATACTTGGACTAGCTCTTTTACAGTCTCTTATGAGTTGGAAGTTGGTGAGCGTCTGTAAAATATTTTGCAAGTGTATATAATGTACATTTGTGTTTCTCACCTGTTTATCTATGAAATGTGTCTTGGTAATTGTTTTGAAGGCTTATTTTATAACACTGAGTTACAGCACTTCAGTGCTAAAGACCCGCATATACTTCGATTTTTAATAACACATTTAACAATTTTAAATACAGCCAAGAGTGGAAGCTGCGATTGTAAATGCAAGAATCAGGAAAACTGTTCGAGCTACCCAAGCCAAAGTGGGGTATGTTGGTCCTGCAGCCAATTTGAATTATGACCATCAACATCTTGGCACAGGCCCTGAAGCATTAACTGAAATTGCTGAAGGCCGCCATCCCTTCTCCTCGCTCCTAAAAAATGCTAAAAACCCAGCCATCATTGTGGGTGCTGGGATATTTGAGCGGAAGGATAAGGATGCAATATTCTCTGTTGTTGAAGCTATTGCAAAGCAAGGGAATGTCATCAGGCCTGACTGGAACGGGCTCAATATTCTACTTCTGAATGCTGCACAAGCTGCCGCTTTGGACCTTGGACTTGTGCCAGAATCTGACAACAGCCTCGAAACTGCTAAATTTGTGTACTTGATGGGCGCGGATGATGTGAACTTGGAGAAGCTTTCTAGTGATGCCTTTGTTGTTTATCAGGGGCACCATGGCGATCGGGGTGTGTATCGTGCAAATGTCATATTACCAGCTGCTGCATTCAGTGAGAAAGAAGGGATATATGTAAACACGGAAGGTTGTGTTCAACAAACTTTACCGGCGGTCCCAACAGTTGGGGATGCTAGGGAGGATTGGAAGATTATTAGGGCATTGTCTGAGGTTGCAGGGGTCCGACTGCCTTATGACTCTGTAGATGCTGTCCGATCCCGGATGAGTACTGTTGCACCGCATCTCTTGAACTTGGATGAAAGAGAACCTACTACATTTACCGCTGAATTGAAGCCCGAATGCTCTGAAAAGATGAGCAAGGATCCCTTTGCAAATGTTGTAGACAACTTTTACATGACCGATGCAATTACTAGGGCATCAAAGATAATGGCACAATGCAGTGCGTTGCTCTCCAAGAAATGAGCAATAATATGTGATAATTCCAATAAAGTTGTACTCGGATTTTTTCCCGAGTGTTTCTGTATGTGCTATTGTAGGAATTCCTTGCCAGGACAAGAAAAAAAAGGCTCTAGATAATGGGAAAAAAGGAATTACTGTATAAATTGCCGTTTCATTGTTAAGTGTTGGTCTTAAACGGCAACATGAAGTTTGATCTTTGGATTGTAATTTTTGTAACTGAACAAGGACCTAGGATATTGTGTCTGTGTGGACAGTGGAGATGATATTGTCTTTTCAGCTAATTTCAGCACTTCATGACATAAGTGACGGCATGTTAGTTTGTTGTATGAAAAGTATAAGAGTTCTTTTATTACGAGCTTTAATAATGTAGTAAGGAATATTGCTGGTTCGTAATGTCAAGCGACTCAAGTTGCTCAAAGGAGCGATAAAGATTATGTTGAGAAGGTATCCTGTTTTCTAATACAGCACTTATCTTTCTTAGCCTGTCTACGAGACCGGTTTCTCAGATTCATtgttttttttttacttttttagTTGTAGGCGCCCAGTTCCTGATGTCAAGAATGGGACACAAAAGTTAAGGTAAAATAATTAAGTGAATTTTGTATCACCTGTTATGTATTTCCTCCTTTTAAAAGCTTAAAATAGTTTGACACATAAATGAGAAGTAATCGGTTGGGTGCAAAGCTAAATTACAAATGAAAACCTGTAATCTGTGTCTGCTCAGATTAACAAGAGTTCATTGCTAATGATAAAGTTGCATAATAGTTTTTTTTTTGGTGCGTAGATTGAGTTGGTACATACAACATAACAATGTTAGTCTTGAACACAAAATAGTTCTTATGAAAGTATATCCATCTTCCTTTCTGATGGTACTGATTAATGTATTGAAGCGCCAGTTGACATGTTTATGGGCAGCAGAACTTGTTAGAGAGAAAGTGTTATCATTTGTGAAAGTTGCTCCTTTCAAGTCACAAGTCGTagtttttatttagattttaaggaaaaacATTTGTGATGTTACCGAGTGTGTAAAATCTACTTTAGAAATTTAGTTACTGCTACTAAAAGAAATCTCAAATGGTGGCCACATGTCTTCTATTTACTAATACAATTTCGTTAGGTTTATGTTTAGATAATCATACATAATTATGATTCGTTTCTACAATATATATCATTCCTGGTCTTGGCGGCAGTAGTAAGTACTCTGGGTGGGTGCTTCTCAGATACAAGGTCAAAATTTTCATTTTGTGTTCATATTTTGGAGTTAGATATTTAGTTGCCTTTCCACTAGTAATACTATCATGTACATAAATTAAACAAGGGACACGTTATTTGTATGAAGTATGAACAATTTATTCACATAATGAAGGTACACTATTACATAAAACAAAAGCAAATTTACTTGGGCCTTTAAGTTATCTAGAGCTGATTAGTATCATGTAACAATATCCAGAATTATTCTATGCCTTATTACCTACAGTTCTCCGTTTATTTGCTCTATGTAGAAATCCATTTTGAAATTAATTTCAGTTAGTTATAATGTGCAAATATTATCTTATTCTCTATACATTACAACAACGTCACTGGATTTCAGGGTGATATGCTGCTGTATCTATTTCATAGTAAACAAAGTGACTATGTTTTTCTTTTGAAATTATATCTTTCACAGTTTAAACCGAAGTACTGtatgttattaaattttattttgttaagtcAGGAAATATACAATTAAATAGCAAAGTTTATTCAATGGTATAGGTTGAAGAATGTGGTGAATTTGTGGCTCAAGTGAGGTTTTTAGCACAGTTAGGAGTCACATTTCTGGCAGATCAAGTCAAAGAATAAAGAACGTAGATTACGAGTAGAGAACAGAGAGTATTCTCAAGAGAGTGATGAGGAAAGGAGCTTAAGAAATACGTAGAGTAAATAGTGATGTAGTTTAAAACATCCCTGAGGAATTGATTTAGGGTGACATTTTTTTAGTATCCGAGTATCTTCTGTGTTTGGGTTTAGGGTAATAGAGCCGTGTCTTGTGTTAGATTATACTACTAGTATTACTTTTGTTGTGATACTTTGTTATTTAGATCCTTTTGTTATATCAAATACTCTCCCTAACCATAATTATACGCATACACCTCACTTTCAGCTTTGAGGGACTAAAATGTGTTTAGTTTGATTTAATTGATATCaatgttctaaaaatcggtctaggcggccgcctagtgttctaaaaatcggtctagGCGGCCGCCTAGGCGCCAACCACCGCCTAGCGCCTAGGCGGTGATTTAGACGTTTTTTcaaaaaatcgggtcaaaatcgggATCAGGCGGGCTAGACGGTCAAAAATCGGTTCTAGGCGGTTTAAacggaaaataataatttttttttttatgtttttataattttaaatcattaatttcataatttcacacaatatcatgtcaatttataatataaagtattggtaagaaataacaagtaatctaatatatttattttctcacgtaaaatataaaaataacatattataattaatttaaaagtgtgaattaaaatatagttaatacTGTAAAGtcaataattagtacataacgCATGTCAAATTTGTAGATATTGTTTAACTTTTTAATACCATTCTAGTTTcttttttcaaacaaatatttgacatgttgatcattatataattataaaaattaaaaataatatttatatccttccgattaatgttccgattaatcgatccgattaatctccgacttgccgattaatctctcgaaggtacCCTCACCGCCATAGCAGGCTTAGTGGATTACTGGTTGAcatatattttctatttattttaacaTCTATAATTAAACTAAGCACAAGTACCAATAAAAGCCTATATAAATATAGTTACAGCTTTACAGCACTAACCTTATTTAACACCTTCTTGCTTGTAAATTGAATTAGGTATGCAACTCATTCTCCACCAAGTATGAAGCAAAGTATGGCATCCAGCAGTAAAAATAAGCAACTGTATATCACATCAGATTAAACAAAAATGCAAAAAGCATATTAAACATTAGTCTCTTGGAAGTTGTTCGCTTTTGACTAttgcatgtatatatatgtgtataagTATCCTAtttgttttatattttattagtatatGCTTACATTCTTGTTTTCTTCATTTGTTTAATATGTAgacattttatatatatatgaatatgaTACATTATGCCCTGTTTCATTCAGTTGAGGCAGGAAGGATGCTTAATAATTAAGCTCTCATGACACGTATgctatattatttaattattgtaTTACAAAGGATAAATATATGAAGCAACCAACCACCTAACCCTACTTGAGGTAACTAATAACTTTTGATCTGCTTACTTCATTTGGCCCTTATTTGTTCTTTTCTTCACATAATAATACAAGATTACAGATACAGTATTTTACGCATACGAAAATGTATATATGTGATCCACCATCCATTTAAACTTTCTTACTCGAAGACTCCTTCACCTTAGGCTTCTCTCACTACATCTTCATGGCTCTTCACACTACCATCTTCCTGCACTTGCTGGTGATCTGCTTGTACCATGTTGGTGAACTCTCGGCCATCCAGAACTTAAATCCAAACAGTTTCAAACCCGTTTTCAACAACTCTCTGTCCCTCTCCTTCCCTTTAACTTCTCTCCCTCTTTCTCGTAACTCCACTTTCCGAGCTTCTCTTATCTCAACACACCAAAATTCAAGAAGTTCCAAATCATACTCACATGGAAGCTTTCATTTTAGATCATGGTTCAAATATTCGATGGCTTTGATAGTTTCTCTACCTATAGGAACCCCACCACAAACACAACAAATGGTCATAGACACAGGTAGTCAACTATCGTGGATCCAGTGTCATAAGAAAAACCCAAGAAAACCCCACCATAAGACATCCTTTGATCCTTCTCTCTCTTCTTCCTACTCTATTCTCCCATGCAACCATCCGCAATGTAAACCTGCAATTCCTGATTTTACCCTACCGACCTCATGTGATAGAACCCGCCATTGTCACTACTCTTACTTCTATGCAGATGGTACTTATGCTGAGGGCAATTTGGTCCGAGAGAAATTAACATTCTCTCGATACCAAAGTACCCCTCCTTTGGTCCTAGGTTGTGCTACAAAATCACGCGATGCCGAGGGTATTTTGGGTATGAATCTTGGAAGATTCTCATTACCGTACCAAATTAGGCTAAGTAAATTTTCCTATTGCGTCCCCTTTCGCCAAAAGCTAGCCAATGTATTGCCAGATGGAGTTTTTTACCTTGGTCAAAATCCATACTCGCATACATTTCGTTATGTCAGCATTTTAACTTTTGCTAAAAGTCATTTAATGCCTAATTTTGATCCTCTAGCATACACTTTAAAAATGGTTGGAATA is a genomic window containing:
- the LOC141712694 gene encoding NADH dehydrogenase [ubiquinone] iron-sulfur protein 1, mitochondrial-like — translated: MTLGQLASRALRTSRPSSLIRTIISTPDLNTSSAGAAAVSDAPPPPPPDRTPVGGARVHFTNPDDAIEVFVDGFPVKIPKGMTVLQACEVAGVDIPRFCYHSRLSIAGNCRMCLVEVEKSPKPVASCAMPALPGMKIKTDTPIAKKAREGVMEFLLMNHPLDCPICDQGGECDLQDQSMAFGSDRGRFTEMKRSVVDKNLGPLVKTVMTRCIQCTRCVRFATEVAGVQDLGMLGRGSGEEIGTYVEKLMTSELSGNVIDICPVGALTSKPFAFKARNWELKGTESIDVTDAVGSNIRIDSRGPEVMRIVPRLNEDINEEWISDKTRFCYDGLKRQRLNDPMIRGADGRFMTVSWRDALSVVAEAFHQVKPKEIVGVAGKLSDAESMIALKDLLNRMGSNNVWCEGNGLNVNADLRSGYLLNSGISGLENADVFLLVGTQPRVEAAIVNARIRKTVRATQAKVGYVGPAANLNYDHQHLGTGPEALTEIAEGRHPFSSLLKNAKNPAIIVGAGIFERKDKDAIFSVVEAIAKQGNVIRPDWNGLNILLLNAAQAAALDLGLVPESDNSLETAKFVYLMGADDVNLEKLSSDAFVVYQGHHGDRGVYRANVILPAAAFSEKEGIYVNTEGCVQQTLPAVPTVGDAREDWKIIRALSEVAGVRLPYDSVDAVRSRMSTVAPHLLNLDEREPTTFTAELKPECSEKMSKDPFANVVDNFYMTDAITRASKIMAQCSALLSKK
- the LOC141712695 gene encoding aspartic proteinase PCS1-like, whose product is MALHTTIFLHLLVICLYHVGELSAIQNLNPNSFKPVFNNSLSLSFPLTSLPLSRNSTFRASLISTHQNSRSSKSYSHGSFHFRSWFKYSMALIVSLPIGTPPQTQQMVIDTGSQLSWIQCHKKNPRKPHHKTSFDPSLSSSYSILPCNHPQCKPAIPDFTLPTSCDRTRHCHYSYFYADGTYAEGNLVREKLTFSRYQSTPPLVLGCATKSRDAEGILGMNLGRFSLPYQIRLSKFSYCVPFRQKLANVLPDGVFYLGQNPYSHTFRYVSILTFAKSHLMPNFDPLAYTLKMVGIRIGGKKLDIASSAFLPNAGGAGQTMIDSGTEYTFLVDAAYTKVRQEVVRLVGRKMKKGFVYENTLDMCFDGNALEIGRSIGDMVFEFDQGVEIMIEKERVLENVGGGVHCFGIGRSELLGATSNIIGNFHQQNLWVEFDLRSLRVGFGKTDCSRSV